GATATCGCCCACGCCGGCCTGGCACCGCTGCTGCCAAGGCTTGCGCGCACCCTCAAGCCCGAGGAGCGCGGCCCGGTGGCCTACCTCTACGCCCGTGGCGGGCGCTTCGAGGACTTCTCGGATCACTTCAGGGGCGAGAACCTCACCCGCGCCTGGCAGCGCACCCTGTGCGTCTACAACGAGCAGGTAGGCACCAGCATCAACACCCAGAGTGGCCAGCCCAACCGCGGCGTGCCCTGCCATGGCCTGCCGCCGCTGGCCGACGGCCGCGCCATGCGCGAGGTGTTCAGCGAGGAGGAGTGGCCGCTGCTGGCGTTCTCGTTCAAGTCCAACCTGATGAACTCCTACGCCATCGGCCTCGAGCGGCTGCGCATGATCAAGCCCTACAACCCGGTGATGATGCACCGCCAGGACGCCGAGCGCTTCGGTATCGGCCACGGCGACACCATCCGCATCGAGAGCCCCGGCGGCAGCGTGGTCGCCCTGGCGCTGGTCGGCGAGGGGGTGATGCCCGGCGCGCTGGGTATCGAGCACGGCTACGGCCACCGCGACCTGGGGGCCACCCCCCATGTGATCGATGGCGAGGCCCAGCCCGACCTGGAGTGGCTGCGCGCCGGCATCAATATCAACGACCTGGGCTTCAAGGACCCGACCCGCCGCGTGGATGGCACCTGGCTGGAGCCCATCAGCGGTGCCGCCGTGCGCCAGGGCCTGCCGATCCGCGTGACCCGGCTGGAGGCCTGAAGGGCGGTGCGTCGCCCTCCGGGGCGACGCACTTTCCCTGCAGACCGACCCGACGCCCGGACTATCCGATCCGGGCTATCCAATCCGGGCTTCCGATATCGGAAGCCCGGGTGTTTTTGGGTATCATGCGTGCTCCTATCTCCCGCAAGGATCACCCCATGCTTCGATGCCTGTCTCACGCGTTGGCGGCAGCGCTACCGCTGCTGCTCGCCTCCTCGCTCGCCGCTGCCAGTCCCTTCGTGTTTACCGCCATCCCCGACGAGGACGAGACACGCCTGCAGGAGCGCTTCCAGAAGGTCGCCGACTACCTCGCGGAGGAGCTCGAGGTCGAGGTGCGCTTCGTGCCGGTGAAATCCTACGCCGCGGCGGTCACCGCCTTTCGCAACGACCAGGTGCAGCTGGCCTGGTTCGGCGGCCTCTCCGGCGTGCAGGCCCGCGAGCGCGTGCCCGGCTCCCGGGCCCTGGCCCAGGGCGTCGAGGACGCCGAGTTCCGGACCTACTTCATCGCCCACGCAAGCACCGGCCTGGAAGAGGGCGCAGGGCTCGTCGAGGCCATGCGCGACATGACCTTCACCTTCGGCTCCAAGGGTTCCACCTCCGGACGCCTGATGCCCGAGCACTACCTGCGCGAGGCCTTCGGCGAAGCGCCGGAAGAGGTCTTCTCGCGAGTCGGCTTCAGCGGCAACCACAGCCGCACCGCCTCGCTGGTCGCCTCCGGGGCCTACCAGCTCGGAGCCCTCAACTACACCGTATGGGAAAACGAGCTCGCGGCCGGCAACCTCGACGCCGACAGCGTCAAGGTGGTCTGGCAGACCCCGACCTACCCCGACTACCAGTGGACCATCCGCGGCGATGTCGACGAGCGCTTCGGCGAAGGCTTTGCCGACCGCGTCCAGCAGGCGCTGCTCGACATGGATGCCTCCGAGCTGCTCGAGAGCTTCCCGCGCTCCGGATTTATCCCGGTGGACAACGCCGACTACGAGATCATCCGCCAGGTCGGCCAGCAACTCGACATCCTCGACTGATGACCGCCCTCGTCCTCACCGATGTGGTGGCCGATTACGGCGGAGCGCGCGTGATCGGCCCGCTCGACCTGACGCTGGTACCCGGCGAGCGGGTGGCCCTGGTGGGCAGGAGCGGTGCCGGCAAGTCGACGCTGCTGGGTGTCATGCAGCAGCGTTGGCGGCTTCTGGGAGCCGCCCTGATGCCCCAACAGTTGGGCCTGGTACCCTCGCTGAGCGTGTTCCACAACGTCTATATGGGCGGGCTCGCCAGGCATCCCACCTGGTACAACCTGGTCAGCCTGGCGCGTCCCTTCCGCCGCGATATCGACGCCATCACAGCGCTGCTCGAGCCCTTCGGCATCGCCGACAAGTGCTGGACCGCGGTCGGCGAGCTGTCCGGTGGCCAGAGCCAGCGTGTCGCCGCCGCCCGGGCGATTCACCAGCGGGGCGACCTGCTGCTCGCCGACGAGCCGATCTCGGCCCTCGACGGCCCGCTTGCCGAGCGCGTACTGAGCGCCCTGGGCGAGGCCTACCCCACCGCGGTGCTGGCCATGCACGACGTGGACCTGGCCCTGCGCTTCACCGACCGGATCGTGGGCATCACCGAGGGCAGGATCTCCCTGGACGAGCCCAGCCATAGGCTTAACGCCCAGGATCTGCTGGTGCTGTACTGAGCATGCGGCACTCGGCAACCGTGCGCACCAGCCTGGGCTTCGTGGCGCTGGCCGTCGCCTGCCTGCTGGTGGCCGACTTCCAGATCAGCGCCCACGATCCCTGGGCGGAGCTGGGCCGCCTGTTCCTGGGGCTGGCACGTCCCGACTTCTCGGCCGTGGACTATCTCGGCGTGGCGCTCGTGCGCACCCTCGCCTTCGCCTTCGTCGGCGTGGGCCTGGGGGCCGCGGCGGGGCTGCTGCTGGCGCTGGTGTTTCACCATCGCGCGGTGCGTAGCACCTGCGCCTTCATACGCGCCATTCACGAGCTGTTCTGGGCACTGATCTTCCTGCAGTTCTTCGGCCTGCACCCGCTGACCGGAGTGCTCGCCATCGCCATTCCCTATGCCGGCATCTTCGCCAAGGTCTATGCCGAGATCCTCGACGAGAGCGACCCGCAGCCGTCGCAGGTGATTCCCCACGGCACCGGCCTGGTCTCGGCACTCGCCTACACCCGCTTCAGCCAGGCCTGGCCGCACCTGGCCACCTACACCGCCTACCGGCTCGAGTGCGGCCTGCGCTCCAGCGCCGTGCTGGGCTTCGTGGGCATGCCCACCCTGGGCTTCTACCTGGAGTCCTCGTTCGCCCAGGGCCAGTACACCACGGTGGGCGCACTGCTGCTGCTGTTCTACGCACTGATCGCCACTCTCAGGCTATGGGCACGCCCGCGCCTGCTGCCCCTCTACCTGCTGGCCGCCCCCTTCCTGCTCGGCGAGGGCCTGCCGATTCGCTGGCAGAGCGTCTCGCGCTTCTTCACCGAGGACATCGTTCCCGAACCCCTGCGCCAGGGCGAAGGGGTCGCCGGGCTCGCCCCCTGGCTGGGCGACCTGCTCGCCAACGAGGCGCTGCCGGGTCTCTGGAATACCCTGCTGCTGACCCAGATCGCCCTGGTGGCGACCGGCGTGCTGACGCTGACACTCTACCCGCTGGTCTCGCAACACTTCACGGGACGCCATATCACCGGCCGGGTGCGCGGCGCGCTGGGCCACGGTGTGCTGGTGATCCTGCGCTCGACCCCCGAGTACCTGCTGGCCTTCATCCTGCTCCAGCTATGGGGCCCCTCGATGCTGCCGGCCGTAGTGGCATTGG
The Halomonas sp. H10-9-1 DNA segment above includes these coding regions:
- a CDS encoding putative selenate ABC transporter substrate-binding protein, whose protein sequence is MLRCLSHALAAALPLLLASSLAAASPFVFTAIPDEDETRLQERFQKVADYLAEELEVEVRFVPVKSYAAAVTAFRNDQVQLAWFGGLSGVQARERVPGSRALAQGVEDAEFRTYFIAHASTGLEEGAGLVEAMRDMTFTFGSKGSTSGRLMPEHYLREAFGEAPEEVFSRVGFSGNHSRTASLVASGAYQLGALNYTVWENELAAGNLDADSVKVVWQTPTYPDYQWTIRGDVDERFGEGFADRVQQALLDMDASELLESFPRSGFIPVDNADYEIIRQVGQQLDILD
- a CDS encoding ATP-binding cassette domain-containing protein yields the protein MTALVLTDVVADYGGARVIGPLDLTLVPGERVALVGRSGAGKSTLLGVMQQRWRLLGAALMPQQLGLVPSLSVFHNVYMGGLARHPTWYNLVSLARPFRRDIDAITALLEPFGIADKCWTAVGELSGGQSQRVAAARAIHQRGDLLLADEPISALDGPLAERVLSALGEAYPTAVLAMHDVDLALRFTDRIVGITEGRISLDEPSHRLNAQDLLVLY
- a CDS encoding ABC transporter permease, producing the protein MRHSATVRTSLGFVALAVACLLVADFQISAHDPWAELGRLFLGLARPDFSAVDYLGVALVRTLAFAFVGVGLGAAAGLLLALVFHHRAVRSTCAFIRAIHELFWALIFLQFFGLHPLTGVLAIAIPYAGIFAKVYAEILDESDPQPSQVIPHGTGLVSALAYTRFSQAWPHLATYTAYRLECGLRSSAVLGFVGMPTLGFYLESSFAQGQYTTVGALLLLFYALIATLRLWARPRLLPLYLLAAPFLLGEGLPIRWQSVSRFFTEDIVPEPLRQGEGVAGLAPWLGDLLANEALPGLWNTLLLTQIALVATGVLTLTLYPLVSQHFTGRHITGRVRGALGHGVLVILRSTPEYLLAFILLQLWGPSMLPAVVALAIHNGGIIGHLVGQRSNEITLRADAPRGIERYAFELTPRLYGPFLALLFYRWEIIMRETAILGILGIATLGFYVDSAIQEIRFDRAMILILITALLNIGVDILARHLRNRLRLRHTASCEP